In Micromonospora sp. NBC_01813, the following are encoded in one genomic region:
- a CDS encoding YggT family protein, protein MLSILFQVLYLLLYVFLLTLLARFVLSAVLQYGRRWQPGRGAAAGLESVWSVTDPPLKALRRVIPPLRIGTVSFDLASLVLLVILFVLMRFVVEPLIRAFN, encoded by the coding sequence GTGTTGTCGATCTTGTTCCAAGTCCTGTATCTGCTCCTGTACGTATTTTTGCTCACCCTGTTGGCGAGGTTTGTCCTGAGTGCGGTACTGCAGTACGGGCGGCGTTGGCAACCCGGGCGGGGGGCCGCCGCCGGATTGGAATCGGTGTGGAGCGTCACTGATCCCCCTCTCAAGGCGTTGAGGCGGGTGATCCCACCACTGCGAATTGGTACCGTGAGCTTCGACCTGGCCTCCCTTGTGCTCCTGGTTATCCTGTTCGTGCTGATGAGGTTCGTGGTGGAGCCGCTGATCAGGGCCTTCAACTGA
- the murG gene encoding undecaprenyldiphospho-muramoylpentapeptide beta-N-acetylglucosaminyltransferase: protein MGPLRSVVLAGGGTGGHIYPLLAFADCLRRHDPSVRITCLGTPKGLENELIPPHGYDLRLIPAHQLPRSVNMNLVRTPDRMLKAARAAGKVIDEVQADAVVGFGGYVSVPAYLAAWRRELPIVVHEVNVPPGVANRMGMKFTKHVAVGFPHQPVQAESLRDARVVGVPLRRSIAGLDRAAARDAARAHFGLRPDLPVVFVSGGSQGARSINLAVSGAAKELTQAGVQVLHVIGARNEAISVPSDLPVPYVTLPYLSEMELGYAAADLMVCRGGAMTCAEVAALGLPAIYVPYPHSNQEQKRNALPVVEAGGGLLVDDGEMTPAWVERVVLPLARDPQRLATMGAAAAAYGRRDGDEALLDFVYEAVSR, encoded by the coding sequence ATGGGTCCGCTGCGATCGGTGGTGCTGGCAGGTGGAGGGACCGGTGGGCACATCTACCCGTTGCTCGCGTTCGCCGATTGTCTACGCCGGCACGATCCGAGCGTCCGGATCACCTGCCTCGGCACCCCGAAAGGGCTGGAAAACGAGCTGATTCCGCCGCATGGCTACGATCTGCGGCTGATCCCCGCACATCAGCTGCCGCGGTCGGTCAACATGAACCTCGTGCGTACTCCGGATCGGATGTTGAAGGCCGCCCGCGCCGCCGGCAAGGTCATCGACGAGGTGCAGGCCGACGCGGTGGTGGGTTTCGGCGGCTACGTCTCCGTTCCGGCGTACCTGGCCGCCTGGCGCCGCGAGCTGCCGATCGTGGTGCACGAGGTGAACGTGCCACCAGGGGTGGCCAACCGGATGGGAATGAAGTTCACCAAGCACGTGGCGGTGGGCTTTCCCCACCAGCCGGTGCAGGCCGAGTCGCTGCGTGACGCCCGGGTCGTCGGGGTGCCGCTGCGCCGGTCCATCGCCGGTCTGGACCGGGCGGCCGCCCGCGACGCGGCCCGCGCCCACTTCGGGCTGCGCCCGGACCTGCCGGTCGTCTTCGTCTCCGGCGGATCGCAGGGCGCCCGGTCGATCAACCTCGCGGTCTCCGGGGCGGCCAAGGAGCTGACCCAGGCGGGCGTGCAGGTGTTGCACGTGATCGGGGCCCGCAACGAAGCGATCTCCGTGCCCAGCGACCTGCCGGTGCCGTACGTGACGCTGCCGTACCTGTCGGAGATGGAGCTCGGCTACGCCGCAGCCGACCTGATGGTGTGCCGCGGCGGCGCGATGACCTGTGCCGAGGTCGCCGCACTCGGGCTGCCCGCGATCTACGTCCCGTACCCCCACAGCAACCAGGAGCAGAAGCGCAACGCGCTGCCGGTGGTCGAGGCGGGCGGTGGATTGCTCGTCGACGACGGCGAGATGACGCCGGCCTGGGTGGAGCGGGTCGTTCTGCCGTTGGCGCGGGATCCGCAGCGACTGGCCACGATGGGCGCGGCGGCCGCCGCGTACGGCCGGCGCGACGGCGACGAGGCGCTGCTCGACTTCGTCTACGAGGCGGTGTCCCGTTGA
- a CDS encoding YggS family pyridoxal phosphate-dependent enzyme, whose translation MPEALAQRQVELANRLTQVRARLATAAAAAGRASDELTLVAVTKTHPATDVRLLAGLGVTDFGENRDQEAAPKAAAVAADPAVAPPRWHFIGQLQRNKCRSVAAYADLVQSVDRVPLARALAVAAGGLRDRPLDVLVQVSLDGVTGRGGASVDSADPDYGFWSVVEAVATQSDLRLAGVMAVAPLDQPAEPAFVRLAEIAAQVRAAVPGASIISAGMSGDLEAAIAAGATHVRVGSALLGNRPTLR comes from the coding sequence CTGCCCGAGGCGCTCGCCCAGCGGCAGGTGGAGTTGGCGAACCGGCTCACGCAGGTCCGTGCCCGACTCGCCACCGCGGCGGCGGCCGCCGGCCGGGCCTCGGACGAGCTGACGTTGGTCGCGGTGACCAAGACCCATCCGGCGACCGACGTGCGGTTGCTGGCCGGGCTCGGGGTGACCGACTTCGGTGAGAACCGGGACCAGGAAGCGGCGCCGAAGGCCGCGGCGGTCGCCGCCGATCCGGCGGTGGCACCGCCGCGCTGGCACTTCATCGGGCAACTGCAGCGCAACAAGTGTCGCTCGGTGGCGGCCTACGCGGACCTGGTGCAGTCGGTGGACCGGGTGCCGCTCGCCCGGGCGCTGGCGGTCGCGGCGGGTGGGCTGCGGGACCGGCCGCTCGACGTGCTGGTCCAGGTCAGCCTCGACGGCGTGACCGGCAGGGGCGGCGCGTCGGTCGACTCGGCGGACCCCGACTACGGGTTCTGGTCGGTCGTCGAGGCCGTCGCGACGCAGTCCGATCTCCGACTGGCCGGGGTGATGGCGGTGGCACCGCTGGACCAGCCGGCCGAGCCGGCGTTCGTGCGGCTCGCGGAGATCGCCGCCCAGGTCAGGGCCGCGGTCCCGGGAGCGTCGATCATCTCGGCCGGGATGAGCGGCGACCTCGAGGCGGCGATCGCCGCCGGCGCGACACATGTACGTGTCGGAAGTGCGTTGCTCGGAAACCGCCCAACGCTGCGGTAG
- a CDS encoding DivIVA domain-containing protein, whose amino-acid sequence MPLTPADVHNVAFKKPPIGKRGYDEEEVDAFLDEVERELARLIEENNELRAQVERGGRGGPAGPGADPRLAAELNDVKAQLDRVQRDKAAAEQAARAMQAELEQVRSTGGPGGVGGDGEQQALRVLMMAQRTADDHVSDARREADKLLTDARTKAEEVTREARAKADALERDARQRHQEAMGGLDAKRTALQKHIEELKQFEREYRTRLKAYLESQLRDLDGRGQGLEAEMGRVEGGRSAAGSGGLAAAGLASSYGGGRSSALEAGR is encoded by the coding sequence ATGCCGCTTACCCCGGCCGACGTCCACAACGTCGCCTTTAAAAAGCCTCCGATCGGCAAGCGGGGGTACGACGAGGAGGAGGTCGATGCCTTCCTTGACGAGGTCGAGCGCGAGCTCGCCCGTCTGATCGAGGAGAACAACGAGCTGCGCGCCCAGGTGGAGCGCGGCGGACGCGGCGGGCCGGCCGGCCCAGGTGCCGATCCACGCCTCGCCGCCGAGCTGAACGACGTCAAGGCCCAGCTCGACCGCGTACAGCGGGACAAGGCCGCCGCCGAGCAGGCCGCCCGCGCCATGCAGGCGGAGCTCGAGCAGGTCCGCTCCACGGGCGGCCCCGGCGGAGTCGGTGGCGACGGCGAGCAGCAGGCACTGCGGGTGCTGATGATGGCCCAGCGCACGGCGGACGACCACGTCTCCGACGCTCGCCGGGAGGCCGACAAGCTGCTCACCGACGCGCGGACCAAGGCCGAGGAGGTCACCCGCGAGGCGCGGGCCAAGGCCGACGCGCTGGAGCGTGACGCGCGCCAGCGTCACCAGGAGGCGATGGGCGGGCTGGACGCCAAGCGCACCGCCCTGCAGAAGCACATCGAGGAGCTCAAGCAGTTCGAGCGCGAGTACCGCACCCGGCTCAAGGCCTACCTGGAGAGCCAGCTGCGGGACCTCGACGGTCGCGGGCAGGGCCTCGAGGCCGAAATGGGCCGGGTCGAGGGCGGGCGGTCCGCTGCCGGCTCGGGTGGTCTGGCCGCTGCCGGCCTGGCCAGCTCGTACGGCGGGGGGCGCTCCAGCGCTCTCGAGGCCGGCCGCTGA
- a CDS encoding cell division protein SepF — MGALRKAGVWLGLVEEDDDRGYDDGGYEKGGYRESRYRDSRYADEFADDEEPDDPPPRARPTVERLRPSDRIHARAAEREQRAAEREHRAVDRESRGAEPERTERASVRSITRTGAESSAGSSYPTRDNLALAPQPVVRERMVVAEEEQRYQITTLHPTTYREARTIGEHFRDGTPVIINLTEMDEADARRLVDFAAGLAFGLRGTIERVTNRVFLLSPANVQVTAEDKAKIAEGGFFSLS; from the coding sequence ATGGGTGCACTGCGCAAGGCGGGGGTCTGGCTAGGCCTGGTCGAGGAGGACGACGACCGGGGCTACGACGACGGTGGGTACGAGAAGGGTGGGTACCGCGAGTCGCGGTACCGCGACAGCCGATACGCCGACGAGTTCGCCGACGACGAGGAGCCGGACGACCCGCCGCCGCGTGCCCGCCCCACGGTCGAGCGGCTGCGCCCTTCGGACCGGATTCACGCCCGGGCAGCCGAGCGCGAGCAACGAGCCGCCGAGCGTGAGCACCGGGCCGTCGACCGGGAGTCCCGGGGCGCGGAGCCGGAGCGCACCGAGCGGGCAAGTGTGCGTTCGATCACTCGGACCGGTGCCGAAAGCTCCGCTGGCTCGTCCTACCCGACCAGGGACAACCTGGCTCTCGCGCCACAGCCAGTGGTGCGCGAGCGGATGGTGGTCGCCGAGGAGGAGCAGCGTTACCAGATCACCACGCTGCACCCCACGACCTACCGGGAGGCCCGTACGATCGGTGAGCACTTCCGGGACGGCACCCCGGTGATCATCAACCTCACCGAGATGGATGAGGCGGATGCCCGCCGTCTGGTTGATTTCGCTGCCGGTCTGGCGTTCGGTCTGCGCGGTACGATCGAACGTGTGACCAACCGGGTGTTTCTACTCTCACCGGCCAACGTCCAGGTCACCGCGGAGGACAAGGCCAAGATCGCCGAGGGTGGATTTTTCAGCCTGAGCTAA
- a CDS encoding cell division protein FtsQ/DivIB, whose amino-acid sequence MTPVVRPGPADRPARRWRLVRASREAVPPSVRRFMRRARQRRLRSALPWAVVGGLVALVAAGWWVVAATSVFGVDQIRVTGAVVLSEEEVRAAADVAVGTPLARVDLTTVAGRVAGLPAVERAVASRDWPGTLVLTVVERVPVAVVPVGDEFVVVDAAGVGFQTVAVRPDGLAVIRLATPEVDQALARDAVSVLAALTAQLREALVEIAVSGPAGIELRLADDRVVIWGDATDNDVKAGVADALLAQEGTVIDVSAPDVVTIR is encoded by the coding sequence ATGACCCCGGTGGTCCGGCCTGGCCCGGCGGACCGGCCGGCGCGCCGCTGGCGGCTGGTCCGGGCCAGCCGGGAGGCGGTGCCGCCGTCGGTGCGACGGTTCATGCGCCGGGCCCGACAGCGCCGACTGCGGTCCGCCCTGCCCTGGGCCGTCGTCGGTGGACTGGTCGCGCTGGTGGCGGCCGGCTGGTGGGTGGTGGCGGCGACCTCGGTGTTCGGCGTGGACCAGATCCGGGTCACCGGAGCGGTGGTGCTCAGCGAGGAAGAGGTACGCGCCGCCGCCGATGTCGCGGTGGGGACGCCGCTGGCCCGGGTGGACCTGACCACGGTGGCGGGCCGGGTGGCGGGGCTGCCCGCTGTGGAGCGTGCGGTGGCGAGTCGTGACTGGCCCGGTACGCTGGTGCTCACTGTGGTCGAGCGGGTGCCGGTCGCGGTGGTGCCAGTGGGTGACGAGTTCGTCGTGGTCGACGCGGCCGGGGTGGGGTTCCAGACCGTCGCGGTCCGGCCGGACGGGCTCGCGGTGATCCGGCTCGCGACACCCGAGGTGGATCAGGCGTTGGCCCGGGACGCGGTGAGTGTGCTGGCCGCGTTGACGGCCCAGCTGCGCGAGGCGTTGGTCGAGATCGCGGTGAGCGGTCCGGCGGGCATCGAGTTGCGGCTGGCCGACGACCGGGTGGTCATCTGGGGTGACGCCACCGACAACGACGTCAAGGCGGGGGTGGCCGACGCGTTGCTGGCCCAGGAGGGCACGGTGATCGACGTCAGCGCGCCCGACGTGGTGACGATCCGCTGA
- the ftsZ gene encoding cell division protein FtsZ: MTPPHNYLAVIKVVGIGGGGVNAVNRMIEVGLKGVEFIAINTDAQALLMSDADVKLDVGRELTRGLGAGANPDVGKNAAEDHRDEIEEVLKGADMVFVTCGEGGGTGTGGAPVVANISRKLGALTIGVVTRPFSFEGKRRQVQAEAGIEELRNQCDTLIVIPNDRLLALGDRGISMMDAFRQADQVLLSGVQGITDLITTPGLINLDFADVKSVMSGAGSALMGIGSARGENRAVEAAEAAISSPLLEQSMDGARGVLLSIAGGSDLGLFEINDAAQLVTDAAHADANIIFGAVIDDALGDEVRVTVIAAGFDGGAPAYKPAEAPRKIPPAPVSPAAPAGPAVTPAPQAPTQQTRRVLFDDVDVPDFLKNGS; encoded by the coding sequence ATGACACCTCCGCACAACTACCTGGCGGTCATCAAGGTCGTCGGCATCGGTGGCGGCGGCGTGAACGCCGTCAACCGGATGATCGAGGTTGGTCTCAAGGGTGTCGAGTTCATCGCGATCAACACCGACGCGCAGGCCCTGCTGATGAGCGACGCGGACGTCAAGCTCGACGTCGGCCGGGAGCTGACCCGTGGCCTCGGCGCCGGAGCGAACCCGGATGTGGGCAAGAACGCGGCCGAGGACCACCGCGACGAGATCGAGGAGGTCCTCAAGGGGGCCGACATGGTCTTCGTCACCTGTGGTGAGGGCGGCGGCACCGGCACCGGTGGGGCCCCGGTGGTCGCCAACATCTCCCGCAAGCTCGGCGCGTTGACCATCGGGGTGGTGACCCGGCCGTTCTCCTTCGAGGGCAAGCGGCGACAGGTGCAGGCGGAGGCCGGCATCGAGGAGCTGCGCAACCAGTGCGACACCCTGATCGTCATCCCGAACGACCGGCTGCTCGCGCTCGGTGACCGCGGCATCAGCATGATGGACGCCTTCCGGCAGGCAGACCAGGTGCTGCTCTCCGGTGTGCAGGGGATCACCGACCTGATCACCACGCCGGGCCTGATCAACCTGGACTTCGCCGACGTCAAGAGCGTGATGAGCGGCGCCGGCAGCGCCCTGATGGGCATCGGCAGCGCCCGGGGCGAGAACCGGGCGGTGGAGGCGGCCGAAGCGGCCATCTCCAGCCCGCTGCTGGAGCAGAGCATGGACGGTGCCCGGGGCGTGTTGCTGTCCATCGCCGGCGGCTCGGACCTGGGTCTGTTCGAGATCAACGACGCGGCGCAGCTGGTCACCGACGCTGCCCACGCCGACGCCAACATCATCTTCGGGGCGGTCATCGACGACGCGCTCGGCGACGAGGTGCGGGTCACCGTGATCGCCGCCGGGTTCGACGGCGGCGCGCCGGCGTACAAGCCGGCCGAGGCCCCGCGCAAGATCCCACCCGCACCGGTCTCGCCCGCCGCCCCCGCCGGCCCGGCGGTCACGCCTGCTCCGCAGGCACCCACCCAGCAGACCCGACGGGTGCTCTTCGACGACGTGGACGTGCCGGACTTCCTCAAGAACGGCTCGTGA